TACTCCATGATTGATGCCCGTGTAGGATTTATGGATTGAGGACATGTGAAAAAATAGGGTTGATCAGTTTTGACTTTGCTTGAGAAGAAAATATTCTAGTAAACTTCTCCTATGATACAAATTTGCTATTCTAGTTCTCGCAAACTTTGGAGAGTTTACCCGAAGAAAAAGGGTCAACTTGGGACCAGGATGCACTAAACTGTCCTACGACCCTACACTTTGCagtttttaattctcaaataggGCACATGGGAGCTAAAATAATTCAAGGTTTTGTCATCATCACTGAGTTCAATGGTCGTCATAAACATAGACAAACTATTATTTGTCTATGATCATGAATGTCATAGATGGTTTGTGCCACAGAACACGAATGTTTGTGCCTCGAGCacagattacgaaaattcttTGTAATCTGTGCCCTCGAGTGACGGTCATCGAAATGCCTAATAGGAGCATAGACGTAGAGTCTCTATTCTTCTTTTACATGTGCCTGGCTGGTAGCCATCTGCACCATAGACTTATATAAATAAcagtattataagtctatgatcTACACATGATGTGTCTATGTGGGTTCTGAACATAGAATTTAGATTTTAAGGGGGTTGCTTTACTCTGCAACCATAAAATAAAGGGTTGGCTTCTGGGACGGAATCAGGCTTCTCGAGGTCACAGATCCCCATCGTCAAGGAACTACCTCGTTAAGTGCAGTCCGTCCACTTCGCAAAAAAGACGCGACATCTGATCGGATCGAAATGGGTTAATGGGCACCTTCTCCATCTGCCCGTTATCAAAATGCAACGTACCGAACAAGAAATAATTATCAAATCAATTGCGCAACACGCGAATCTCTCAGATAAGACGGAAAAGGAACTGCAAGAGCCATTCCTATCCCAGAAACGGTCGGAACGAGAAGCGTCCTGCCGCGTGAATGTCCAACGGTCGCGTTTTCGCAAAATTCGAGTAGATAATCGAGAAGGAAAACTCGTCAacatcgtgattttttttttgtgtcttAGAAAATTCAGCAGTTTTCGGGTCATGTTTCGGAAATCTGGAGTCTTCGTCTTAACGGTGGTgtcgatgatgatgatgatgatgccgGTGGATTGTTGGGACCTAGACGCGTTGAGGGAAAACAGGAAGAATGACAGTTCGGTTTCGAAAAAGGTGGCTCTGGACGAATACGACACTCTGGAGGAGATCACGAAGGCCTTGACGAATATGCTTTTCACCGGTGAGTCTCTTAATCTTCAGGATATGTTTATATAggaaatatttggaaaataattttctccGCAGTGTTGGGACGGTTGATTACCCGGCTGGGTGTCCGGCTGAGCGCCTTATTTATGAATTAACAATATTAGGAGATTTTCTCA
The window above is part of the Coccinella septempunctata chromosome 8, icCocSept1.1, whole genome shotgun sequence genome. Proteins encoded here:
- the LOC123319308 gene encoding uncharacterized protein LOC123319308, which codes for MQRTEQEIIIKSIAQHANLSDKTEKELQEPFLSQKRSEREASCRVNVQRSRFRKIRVDNREGKLVNIVIFFLCLRKFSSFRVMFRKSGVFVLTVVSMMMMMMPVDCWDLDALRENRKNDSSVSKKVALDEYDTLEEITKALTNMLFTGRKKGGGGNGMSMFFMRTLMDMFNATVPMMAMTVMGWMKDIMLMGSGAFMMMMYDMLSKRGQEKKIIIKLAQPPPPEPAPPAQTGYGPWEG